A window of Lentibacillus sp. Marseille-P4043 contains these coding sequences:
- a CDS encoding MATE family efflux transporter translates to MGKQQHDFTQGNILKQLIVFSGPIMLTNLLQTSYQFADSLWVGNLLGANALGSVAVSSTIIFTVLSFVIGLNNAALTILSQQKGRNNAKGLSNYLNAFVVILTLLAVTLGVTGFLLAEPLLNLLGTPENMMTAAKTYLQINFIGMLFLFGYNFISTVLRALGDSKTPLRFVLIAVVLNIVFDPLFIAGFDWGVQGAAFATVTAQGAAFLYGLVYVLRRKLAPFHIPKLPKKQEVGLILNLGIPSGLQMAVISAGVAAIMSVVTGFGEDVVAGFSAAQRLDSLLMLPAHALGTSVSSMAGQNIGVRNWSRVRSIAKYGVLYNFSVMLLVGILVVFLAKYGVQLFIDDPQAVQFGTKYLQIVALCYPFLGINFILNGIVRASGAMYQVLALNVISLWVLRYPLAEICSNLFGDTGIAIGMGASFLTSSLFAFLYYRYGKWRQKKLFTKHENG, encoded by the coding sequence ATGGGCAAACAGCAACATGATTTTACACAAGGAAATATTTTAAAACAGTTAATTGTCTTTTCTGGACCAATTATGCTGACAAATCTATTGCAGACATCGTACCAATTCGCTGATAGTCTGTGGGTCGGAAATCTGCTTGGTGCGAATGCGCTTGGTTCTGTTGCTGTTTCGAGCACGATTATCTTTACAGTGTTATCTTTTGTGATCGGGTTAAATAACGCAGCGTTAACCATTTTGTCACAGCAAAAAGGACGGAATAATGCTAAAGGATTAAGTAATTACCTGAATGCTTTCGTTGTGATCTTAACACTTCTGGCTGTGACGTTAGGTGTGACTGGATTTCTACTTGCAGAGCCATTGTTGAACCTTCTTGGTACACCAGAAAACATGATGACAGCGGCAAAAACATATTTACAAATTAATTTTATCGGGATGTTATTTTTGTTTGGCTATAATTTTATTAGCACAGTGCTTCGGGCTTTAGGAGATAGTAAAACACCATTGAGATTTGTTTTGATCGCTGTTGTTCTTAATATTGTATTTGACCCATTATTTATAGCGGGATTCGATTGGGGTGTGCAAGGCGCCGCATTTGCTACGGTTACTGCACAAGGGGCTGCCTTTTTATACGGACTTGTATATGTGCTACGTCGAAAATTAGCACCATTTCACATTCCGAAGTTACCGAAAAAACAGGAAGTTGGCTTAATCTTAAATCTCGGCATTCCATCTGGGCTACAAATGGCAGTCATCTCGGCAGGTGTTGCGGCAATTATGAGTGTTGTTACAGGATTTGGTGAAGATGTTGTTGCTGGGTTTAGTGCCGCACAACGCTTAGATAGCTTGCTTATGCTGCCGGCACATGCGTTGGGGACATCGGTTAGCAGCATGGCAGGGCAAAATATCGGTGTTAGAAATTGGTCTCGTGTGAGAAGCATCGCTAAATATGGGGTCCTATACAATTTCTCTGTTATGCTTCTCGTGGGAATACTTGTTGTGTTTTTAGCAAAATATGGTGTCCAGCTGTTTATCGATGATCCACAAGCAGTTCAATTTGGTACAAAATATTTACAAATTGTTGCGTTATGCTATCCATTTCTGGGGATAAATTTTATTTTAAATGGAATTGTCCGCGCTTCGGGTGCAATGTATCAAGTACTTGCGTTAAATGTTATCTCGCTTTGGGTCCTGCGTTATCCACTAGCGGAGATTTGCTCCAACTTGTTTGGTGATACAGGAATAGCAATCGGTATGGGGGCAAGCTTTTTGACAAGTAGTTTGTTCGCCTTCCTGTACTATCGTTATGGAAAATGGCGGCAAAAGAAACTGTTCACAAAGCATGAAAACGGTTAA
- a CDS encoding lysozyme family protein, with amino-acid sequence MQVKRRSKKAIKQALIIAVVLCGIFLMMSVVTINKENNTDFQLDRSLISDQVIAYEPLIKKYAKKYEVTAYTDVMLAMMMQESGGRGNDPMQSSESYCGKVGCIDDPELSIKQGVYYFSKTIDEANGDVELAVQSYNFGRGFIDYVKDQTGNYTQQAAIDFSQKMYQNAPDKSIYTCLRKEAKQYHACYGDIYYVRDVMEYKEALENQS; translated from the coding sequence ATGCAAGTGAAACGAAGAAGCAAAAAAGCAATCAAGCAGGCATTAATCATTGCAGTAGTGCTATGTGGTATTTTCCTGATGATGTCTGTCGTAACGATTAATAAAGAAAACAACACGGATTTTCAACTTGATCGCTCGTTAATAAGTGATCAGGTAATTGCATATGAACCATTGATAAAAAAATATGCAAAAAAATACGAGGTGACAGCATATACGGATGTCATGCTCGCCATGATGATGCAAGAGTCAGGTGGTCGAGGAAATGATCCGATGCAATCATCAGAGAGTTATTGTGGAAAAGTCGGTTGTATTGATGACCCAGAGCTGTCGATCAAACAAGGAGTCTATTACTTTTCCAAAACGATCGATGAAGCAAATGGTGATGTCGAACTGGCCGTACAATCGTATAATTTTGGTAGGGGATTTATTGATTATGTGAAAGATCAGACAGGAAATTATACACAGCAAGCAGCGATTGATTTTTCACAGAAAATGTATCAAAATGCACCAGACAAATCGATTTATACGTGCTTGCGTAAAGAGGCGAAACAGTATCATGCATGTTATGGGGATATTTATTATGTGCGAGATGTTATGGAGTATAAAGAAGCACTAGAGAATCAGTCATAA
- a CDS encoding RidA family protein yields the protein MVKAIHTEHAPAAIGPYSQAIQAGDFTYVSGQIPINPATGEVEQGIEKQTGQVLENLKAILDEAGTDFSQVVKFTIYLSSMDDFATVNEIYGSYLKEPYPARATVEVSRLPKDVLVEMDVVVYRK from the coding sequence ATGGTAAAAGCAATTCACACGGAACATGCGCCAGCGGCAATTGGACCGTATTCACAAGCAATTCAAGCAGGTGATTTTACTTATGTATCAGGGCAAATTCCAATTAATCCAGCAACTGGAGAAGTGGAACAAGGGATTGAAAAACAAACTGGACAAGTTTTAGAAAATCTGAAAGCTATTTTAGACGAGGCTGGGACTGACTTTTCCCAAGTTGTCAAATTTACGATCTACTTAAGTTCAATGGATGACTTTGCCACTGTGAATGAGATATATGGCAGTTATTTAAAAGAGCCATACCCCGCAAGAGCAACGGTTGAGGTGAGTCGCCTGCCGAAAGATGTGCTTGTTGAGATGGATGTTGTTGTATATAGGAAATAA
- a CDS encoding MFS transporter — translation MWFANFFVAGSMTMVLPFISLYIETYGNFSASYVQNWSGWIFGITFVTALIFSPIWGRVGDKYGRKRILMISAAGLGLSVLLMGFATSVWQLFLLRLFMGIFTGFIPISQAFISTQTPKNIAGRVLGTLQTGSITGSLMGPLLGGAFADMFGYAATFKWTSISILLSGILVFFGVKEVIMKFADEKEEKSSYSSKEVLSHIMQRPVLLVVMLISMLVQVAHFSVQPILSLYVSDLHGAANIALFSGMAFSAAGLGNLLMARRWGRLGDRIGYIKIVIFLLFMAGIVYFPAAFVTNIWQLIIIRFLLGISIGGLVPVRIAYIRQEAPLSIQGEVLGYNTSLRFAGNIIGPALGGVISGFYGFSGVFFVTSGLLIISGVIMLVAWYRSEYAGRKGHSRALSSYRG, via the coding sequence ATGTGGTTTGCAAACTTTTTTGTTGCCGGCAGTATGACAATGGTACTTCCATTCATCTCTTTGTACATTGAAACATACGGGAACTTCTCCGCTTCCTATGTACAAAACTGGTCGGGCTGGATCTTTGGTATTACATTTGTCACAGCACTCATTTTTTCACCTATTTGGGGAAGAGTCGGCGACAAATATGGTAGAAAAAGGATTCTTATGATTTCTGCAGCAGGTTTAGGCTTATCTGTCTTATTAATGGGTTTTGCCACCTCAGTATGGCAACTTTTTTTATTGCGATTATTTATGGGAATATTCACAGGATTCATTCCCATTTCTCAAGCATTTATTTCCACGCAAACACCTAAAAACATTGCCGGGCGTGTGCTAGGAACATTACAAACCGGCAGCATTACCGGTTCATTAATGGGGCCGTTATTGGGCGGTGCTTTTGCCGATATGTTTGGTTATGCCGCAACATTTAAATGGACGTCTATTTCCATCCTTTTATCAGGCATCCTCGTATTTTTCGGGGTAAAAGAAGTTATCATGAAATTTGCTGATGAAAAGGAGGAAAAGTCATCCTATTCTAGTAAAGAGGTACTGTCACATATTATGCAGCGGCCTGTACTGCTTGTTGTTATGCTGATTTCCATGCTTGTACAGGTAGCACATTTTAGCGTACAGCCAATTTTATCATTGTATGTTAGTGATTTGCATGGGGCTGCAAATATCGCGCTATTCTCAGGAATGGCCTTTTCCGCTGCCGGGTTGGGAAATTTATTGATGGCTAGAAGATGGGGAAGACTCGGTGACCGGATTGGTTATATTAAAATCGTCATCTTCCTGTTGTTTATGGCCGGAATTGTCTACTTCCCAGCAGCGTTTGTTACAAATATTTGGCAACTGATTATCATACGCTTCTTACTCGGTATTTCAATCGGCGGGCTTGTACCAGTTCGTATTGCTTATATTCGCCAGGAAGCACCACTCTCCATTCAAGGCGAAGTTCTTGGTTACAATACATCATTGCGTTTTGCAGGAAACATTATCGGCCCAGCACTCGGTGGCGTAATATCAGGCTTCTACGGATTCTCCGGTGTGTTTTTTGTAACGAGTGGGCTGCTGATTATAAGTGGTGTTATTATGCTAGTGGCTTGGTATCGAAGTGAATATGCAGGAAGGAAAGGGCATTCTCGGGCACTTTCTTCATATAGAGGGTAG
- a CDS encoding DUF1002 domain-containing protein, with protein sequence MKRLWKNIAIFIVLIGLVTGITFPVNAAEGTDDNSDSINEKLGVPIVVYGDTLSDDQKREVRELLEVSDPDAVEEYSVTGQDIANYINGDPNSRMYSSAKITREEKGEGLTINIVTPANITEVTNEMYANALLTAGVEDATVDVASPVKVSGHSALTGIYKAYDVQGEDLDKERMELANEELDVATDLAKKDGMSQEKVSELITDIKQEIADKNPASKEEVEQIVQDQLNKLDISLSEEDRQLLTNLFEKMRDLDIDFGKVKTQLEDIASTVKDKIDELGLDAGFWEKVGNFFKEFLQLIANFFKGLFD encoded by the coding sequence ATGAAACGATTATGGAAGAATATAGCTATTTTCATCGTGCTGATTGGACTTGTTACCGGGATAACTTTTCCGGTAAATGCGGCAGAAGGTACAGATGATAATTCGGATAGTATCAATGAAAAACTTGGGGTACCGATTGTTGTTTATGGTGACACATTATCAGATGATCAAAAGAGAGAAGTACGGGAGCTGTTAGAAGTATCAGATCCGGATGCTGTTGAGGAATACAGTGTGACTGGACAAGATATTGCAAATTATATCAATGGCGACCCGAATTCACGCATGTATTCTTCCGCGAAAATTACGCGTGAAGAAAAAGGGGAAGGATTAACGATCAATATCGTGACGCCTGCCAATATAACTGAAGTAACAAATGAAATGTATGCAAACGCATTGTTAACTGCAGGTGTTGAGGATGCAACCGTTGATGTAGCTTCTCCTGTTAAAGTTAGTGGACACTCCGCCCTGACAGGCATATATAAAGCGTACGATGTTCAAGGAGAAGACCTTGATAAAGAACGAATGGAACTAGCGAATGAAGAACTGGATGTAGCAACAGATCTTGCTAAAAAAGATGGAATGAGCCAAGAAAAAGTAAGTGAATTGATTACTGATATTAAGCAGGAAATTGCCGACAAAAATCCAGCTTCAAAGGAAGAAGTTGAGCAGATTGTCCAAGATCAGTTGAACAAATTAGATATTTCTTTAAGTGAAGAAGATCGCCAATTGCTAACAAATCTTTTTGAAAAAATGCGTGACCTTGATATTGATTTTGGTAAAGTGAAAACGCAACTTGAGGATATAGCATCAACTGTGAAGGATAAAATAGATGAATTGGGTTTGGATGCAGGCTTTTGGGAAAAGGTAGGTAATTTCTTCAAAGAATTCCTGCAGCTTATTGCAAATTTCTTCAAAGGGTTATTTGATTAA
- a CDS encoding peptide ABC transporter substrate-binding protein produces MKKWSLFLTLVLAMSIVLAACGGDSDKESKGNADNGDGESSLASDQTFNVNIKSEPPSLHPGKATDSTSSAVLLQTFEGLMRINQDGDPEEAMAESVNVSDDKTTYTFTIRDDAKWSNGDPVTAQDFEYAWKWVLDPESPDTDYAYQLYVIKGAKAAKEDGGSLDDVGVTAKDDKTLVVELNQPTPYFLDLTAFYTYFPVNKNVAEGNDEWAQDAGDKYVTNGPFTMESWEHKNKIVLKKNTDYWDAENVSLETINMYMIDDENTALQMYKNDELDWAGSPTDAIPLAAIPALKQDGSLNVSPKAGVYYYSFNTEVEPFNNVNIRKAFSLAMNREGIVKNITKGEQQPAMALVPPSIWEENEEGYFKDNDVEKAKEYLQKGLDELGLDKLPTVKISYNTSEAHAAIAQAVQDMWRENLGVDVELNNEEWNVFLDTMSEGNYQVGRMGWNADFNDAINFLEIFESVGGNNYTNWENEEFANLIQKSRTETDEAARDDILRQAEKLFMDEMPIAPIYFYTNVWLNKDYVKDVQVSPLGIIQLKWGYIAEH; encoded by the coding sequence ATGAAGAAGTGGTCTTTATTTTTAACATTAGTACTCGCGATGAGTATTGTTCTTGCCGCTTGTGGCGGTGATTCTGATAAAGAGTCGAAAGGGAACGCTGATAATGGCGATGGTGAATCGAGTTTAGCATCTGATCAGACTTTTAACGTTAACATTAAATCGGAGCCGCCATCCTTACATCCGGGGAAAGCAACGGATTCAACATCATCCGCAGTTCTTTTACAAACATTTGAAGGGTTAATGCGAATTAACCAAGATGGTGATCCGGAAGAAGCGATGGCGGAAAGTGTAAATGTATCAGATGACAAAACAACATATACATTCACAATCCGTGACGATGCGAAATGGTCAAACGGTGATCCTGTAACAGCACAGGATTTCGAATACGCTTGGAAATGGGTATTAGACCCAGAAAGCCCTGATACAGATTATGCGTATCAATTATATGTAATCAAAGGGGCCAAGGCTGCTAAGGAAGATGGTGGGTCACTAGACGATGTTGGTGTCACAGCAAAAGATGATAAAACATTGGTTGTTGAATTGAATCAGCCAACACCATATTTCTTAGATCTAACAGCATTCTATACGTATTTTCCAGTAAACAAAAATGTAGCAGAAGGAAATGATGAATGGGCTCAAGATGCAGGTGATAAATATGTAACGAACGGTCCTTTCACAATGGAATCATGGGAACATAAAAACAAAATTGTCTTAAAGAAAAACACAGATTACTGGGATGCAGAAAATGTTAGTTTAGAAACAATCAACATGTATATGATTGATGACGAAAACACGGCTTTACAAATGTACAAAAATGATGAACTTGACTGGGCTGGATCACCAACAGATGCAATTCCGTTAGCTGCGATTCCAGCATTGAAACAAGACGGGTCTTTAAATGTTTCACCAAAAGCAGGCGTGTATTATTATTCATTTAATACTGAAGTAGAACCGTTTAACAATGTGAATATTCGTAAGGCATTTTCATTAGCAATGAATCGTGAAGGCATTGTAAAAAATATTACAAAAGGTGAACAACAACCAGCGATGGCACTAGTTCCGCCGTCCATTTGGGAAGAAAATGAAGAAGGATATTTTAAAGATAATGACGTAGAAAAAGCGAAAGAATATTTACAAAAAGGGTTGGATGAATTAGGTTTAGACAAATTGCCAACAGTTAAAATTTCATACAACACAAGTGAAGCTCACGCTGCTATCGCTCAAGCTGTTCAAGATATGTGGAGAGAAAACCTTGGCGTTGATGTTGAGCTAAATAACGAAGAGTGGAACGTGTTCTTGGATACGATGAGTGAAGGTAATTATCAAGTTGGTCGTATGGGATGGAATGCAGACTTTAATGATGCAATTAACTTCTTAGAAATCTTTGAATCTGTTGGTGGAAATAACTATACCAACTGGGAAAATGAAGAGTTTGCTAATCTAATCCAAAAATCCAGAACAGAAACGGATGAAGCAGCACGTGATGATATTTTACGTCAAGCTGAGAAACTGTTTATGGATGAAATGCCAATTGCACCAATTTATTTCTATACAAACGTGTGGCTAAATAAAGATTATGTAAAAGATGTTCAAGTTTCACCACTTGGTATTATCCAACTTAAGTGGGGCTATATCGCAGAACACTAA
- a CDS encoding ABC transporter permease — translation MAKYLLKRLGYIIVSLFFIVTITFFLMQAAPGGPFASERKLPPEIEEQMNEAYGLNDPLYQQYFDYLVNTVQFDFGPSFKYVGQEVTDIISRSFPYSLILGAEAIFLALAIGVLLGVIAAIKHNKFGDYVAMVIAVLGISVPSFIMATILQYIFSIKLQMLPVARFESFAHTILPAIALATTPLAFIARLMRTSMLDVLNADYIKTAKSKGLSERVTTYKHALRNAILPVVSYLGPLVVSILTGSFVIEKIFGIPGLGNEFVVSVTNRDYTVIMGTTVFFSVLLLVSILIVDLIYGLVDPRMKITGKGGSK, via the coding sequence TTGGCTAAATACCTATTAAAACGACTAGGTTATATCATTGTTTCACTATTTTTTATTGTAACCATTACGTTCTTCCTCATGCAGGCTGCACCAGGTGGGCCATTTGCATCAGAGCGTAAGTTACCACCAGAAATTGAAGAACAAATGAATGAAGCATATGGATTAAATGACCCGTTATATCAACAATACTTTGATTACCTTGTAAATACGGTTCAATTCGACTTCGGTCCATCGTTTAAATACGTGGGACAAGAAGTTACGGATATTATCAGCAGAAGTTTTCCTTATTCACTCATCTTAGGTGCAGAGGCTATCTTTCTTGCTTTAGCAATTGGGGTTTTACTCGGAGTTATTGCGGCAATTAAGCATAATAAATTTGGAGACTATGTTGCGATGGTCATTGCGGTATTAGGAATATCAGTACCAAGCTTTATTATGGCCACAATCCTACAATATATCTTTTCAATTAAATTACAGATGTTACCGGTTGCTAGATTTGAGTCATTCGCACATACGATACTGCCGGCAATTGCTCTGGCTACAACGCCGCTCGCATTCATTGCTCGACTCATGCGTACAAGTATGCTCGATGTGTTGAATGCCGATTATATTAAAACTGCCAAATCAAAAGGTCTAAGTGAACGGGTAACAACGTATAAGCACGCACTTCGCAATGCTATTTTACCAGTTGTTTCTTATTTAGGACCATTAGTTGTATCGATATTAACAGGTAGCTTTGTTATTGAGAAAATATTTGGTATCCCAGGCCTCGGTAATGAGTTTGTTGTAAGTGTGACAAACCGCGACTATACCGTGATTATGGGAACAACAGTATTCTTCAGTGTCTTGCTACTTGTCTCAATTTTAATTGTTGACCTTATTTACGGATTAGTTGATCCACGAATGAAAATAACAGGGAAGGGAGGCAGTAAATAA
- a CDS encoding ABC transporter permease, whose amino-acid sequence MAQVQESKLKESDVTNSPITDADFAPLQVNEADAEKIAGESTSYWKDAWRRFRQNKLALFGIVVIVLLAIASFAGGPISGENYYENDLMRSNQSPSAEHWFGTDNLGRDVFARTWYGAKISLFIGLMAALIDLVIGIIWGAVAGFFGGKVDEYMMRIADILYGVPYLLVVILLMVIMPQGLWTLIIAMTITGWINMARIVRGQVMQLRSEEYVMASQSLGASNSRLLFRHLVPNTMGPILVTLTLTIPNAIFTEAFLSYLGLGVPAPLASWGTMSSDALPALQYYPYQLFFPAFFICLTMLAFNVIGDGMRDALDPKER is encoded by the coding sequence ATGGCACAAGTACAGGAGTCAAAATTAAAGGAATCGGATGTAACGAATTCACCGATAACCGATGCTGATTTCGCCCCCCTTCAGGTTAATGAAGCAGATGCGGAAAAGATCGCTGGTGAAAGTACATCCTATTGGAAAGATGCATGGCGTCGTTTTCGTCAAAATAAATTAGCTTTATTTGGCATTGTTGTCATTGTTTTATTAGCCATTGCATCCTTTGCCGGTGGACCAATTTCAGGAGAAAACTACTATGAAAATGACTTAATGAGATCCAATCAATCTCCATCGGCTGAACATTGGTTTGGTACGGATAATTTAGGAAGAGATGTATTTGCTAGAACATGGTATGGTGCTAAGATTTCCTTGTTTATCGGTTTAATGGCTGCCCTGATTGACCTTGTTATCGGAATCATCTGGGGAGCAGTTGCTGGATTCTTTGGTGGAAAAGTCGATGAATATATGATGCGGATAGCAGATATTTTATATGGTGTACCATATTTACTAGTTGTTATTTTATTAATGGTTATTATGCCACAAGGTTTATGGACCTTAATTATTGCGATGACCATTACCGGATGGATTAATATGGCTAGGATTGTCAGGGGACAAGTAATGCAGCTCAGATCAGAAGAGTATGTAATGGCATCCCAATCACTTGGAGCAAGTAACAGTAGACTATTGTTTCGCCATTTAGTACCAAATACAATGGGACCCATTCTTGTTACATTAACATTGACAATACCAAATGCTATTTTCACGGAAGCGTTCTTAAGCTATCTGGGACTTGGAGTGCCGGCACCTCTTGCAAGTTGGGGTACCATGTCGTCAGACGCCTTACCTGCACTTCAATATTATCCATATCAGCTTTTCTTCCCAGCGTTTTTTATCTGTTTAACAATGCTGGCATTTAATGTTATTGGTGATGGGATGAGAGATGCGTTAGATCCAAAAGAACGCTAG
- a CDS encoding ABC transporter ATP-binding protein: MSKLLEVNDLSVSFDTYGGEVKAVRGVNFQLDEKETLAIVGESGSGKSVTSQAIMQLIPMPPGKFAGGSIMFEGEDLTQKSEKQMQDIRGKDISMIFQDPMTSLNPTMTVGKQIAEGLIKHQNMSKKEAHNRGVELLKLVGIPNPEARINQYPHQYSGGMRQRAMIAIALACNPKMLIADEPTTALDVTIQAQILDLMRDLQEKTGTAIILITHDLGVVANAAHRVAVMYGGKIVETGTVDEIFYQPKHPYTWGLLGSMPKIDGGDEELQAIPGSPPDLADPPKGCPFVTRCPYAMKVCENHMPDYTELSDTQKTACWLLDERAPKVEPPESAIVGGAKVHE, encoded by the coding sequence ATGAGTAAACTATTAGAAGTTAACGATCTTTCGGTATCGTTTGACACATATGGTGGTGAAGTAAAGGCCGTTCGCGGTGTTAACTTTCAACTTGATGAAAAAGAGACATTAGCAATTGTGGGTGAGTCAGGATCAGGAAAAAGTGTAACATCCCAAGCAATTATGCAGCTGATCCCGATGCCACCAGGAAAATTTGCCGGTGGATCAATCATGTTTGAAGGGGAAGACTTGACCCAAAAATCAGAAAAACAAATGCAGGATATCCGCGGTAAAGATATAAGTATGATTTTCCAGGATCCAATGACATCTTTAAACCCTACGATGACTGTTGGAAAGCAGATTGCTGAAGGGTTAATTAAACACCAAAATATGTCTAAGAAAGAAGCGCATAATCGTGGTGTTGAATTACTGAAGTTAGTTGGAATTCCTAACCCGGAAGCACGGATTAATCAATATCCCCATCAGTATTCTGGTGGAATGCGACAGCGTGCAATGATTGCTATTGCGCTAGCCTGTAATCCAAAAATGTTGATCGCCGATGAGCCGACAACGGCATTGGACGTAACCATTCAGGCACAGATTCTTGATTTGATGCGTGATCTCCAGGAGAAAACAGGTACAGCAATTATCTTGATCACACATGATTTAGGTGTTGTAGCAAATGCTGCACATCGGGTTGCTGTTATGTACGGTGGTAAAATAGTTGAAACAGGTACTGTAGATGAGATTTTCTATCAACCGAAACATCCATACACATGGGGATTGTTAGGATCCATGCCTAAAATTGATGGTGGCGATGAAGAACTGCAAGCAATTCCTGGATCACCACCAGATTTAGCCGATCCGCCAAAAGGGTGTCCTTTCGTAACGCGTTGTCCATATGCAATGAAGGTATGTGAAAATCATATGCCAGACTATACAGAGCTTTCGGATACGCAAAAAACGGCTTGCTGGTTATTAGATGAACGCGCACCAAAAGTCGAACCACCAGAGTCTGCCATCGTTGGAGGTGCAAAAGTCCATGAATGA
- a CDS encoding ABC transporter ATP-binding protein, whose translation MNDTKEKLLEIHNLKKHFKIDKSSVLKAVDGISFDIFKGETFGLVGESGCGKSTAGRTILRLYEATEGEVDFQGENVHAKKSKKDLKKFNRSMQMIFQDPYASLNPRMTVKDIIAEGLDIHGLVKDKKERLNRVNELLETVGLNADHGNRYPHEFSGGQRQRIGIARALAVNPDFIVADEPISALDVSIQAQVVNLLKKLQHERGLTYLFIAHDLSMVKHISDRVGVMYLGNMAEIATSDDLYEEPLHPYTQALLSAIPISDPEVERSRERIIVEGDVPSPINPPSGCRFRTRCPFAMDVCAKVVPEFKEHKKDHWVACHLYDDKYNEEYKAKQH comes from the coding sequence ATGAATGATACGAAAGAAAAATTACTAGAGATCCATAATCTAAAAAAACATTTTAAAATAGATAAAAGTAGTGTATTAAAAGCGGTAGATGGGATTTCATTTGATATTTTCAAAGGCGAAACTTTTGGCTTGGTAGGAGAATCTGGCTGTGGAAAGTCTACTGCCGGACGTACGATTTTACGTTTGTATGAAGCTACAGAAGGGGAAGTGGACTTTCAGGGCGAAAATGTGCATGCGAAAAAGTCCAAAAAGGATTTAAAGAAATTCAATCGCAGCATGCAAATGATTTTCCAAGACCCCTATGCTTCCTTAAACCCAAGAATGACTGTTAAGGATATTATCGCAGAAGGCCTTGATATCCATGGCCTTGTCAAAGATAAGAAAGAACGTTTAAATCGTGTGAATGAATTATTGGAAACAGTCGGTCTAAACGCTGATCACGGAAATCGCTACCCACACGAATTTAGTGGTGGACAACGTCAAAGAATCGGTATTGCACGTGCATTAGCAGTTAATCCAGACTTCATTGTTGCGGATGAACCAATCTCGGCACTTGATGTGTCCATTCAGGCACAAGTTGTCAATCTACTAAAAAAACTGCAACATGAACGTGGGTTAACCTATCTATTTATCGCCCATGATCTATCAATGGTGAAACATATCAGTGATCGTGTTGGGGTTATGTATTTAGGAAATATGGCTGAGATTGCAACAAGTGATGATTTATATGAGGAACCACTACACCCTTATACACAGGCGTTATTGAGTGCAATACCAATTTCCGATCCGGAAGTGGAACGTTCCAGAGAAAGAATTATCGTGGAAGGTGACGTTCCAAGCCCAATCAATCCGCCAAGTGGCTGCCGTTTCCGTACACGGTGTCCATTTGCAATGGATGTTTGTGCAAAGGTTGTACCCGAATTTAAAGAGCACAAAAAAGACCATTGGGTAGCTTGTCACTTATATGATGATAAATATAATGAAGAATATAAAGCAAAACAGCACTAA